A section of the Burkholderia mallei ATCC 23344 genome encodes:
- a CDS encoding non-ribosomal peptide synthetase encodes MTSFPTALHHRIHALARLDPDAPALASFAPDTVRLTRGELDERAARLAAQLRAAGVGAEVPVGVCVARSCDLFVALLAVMKAGGAFVALDPRHPAARLDWVARDAGLAHGIVDASADAAMRARFARCFDVGGVAAADPAAPREHGGDVHPRAAAYMIYTSGSTGTPKAVVVEHGPLAAHGDALAESLPIGPDDRVLHFASVNFDVAIEAWLVPLAVGGSVVISDPPPFTPDAAHALISRERVTNTTLPPAYLREFAAVCAREGVPPSLRVLLFGGEAMSQDAFDEIRRVFPAIRLVNGYGPTETVISPMLWPVAPGTTPALDAGNGYASLPIGWPIGRRVARVERADGTVARGEAGELLLGGACLARGYHGRAALTAERFLPDPAGEPGARIYRTGDLARERADGAFDYLGRIDDQVQVRGVRVEPAEIAACLLTHPGVRDAGVLAETAGGRTQLIACVALAAPPRETPSGGDAPPDDDALRAHVAAHLPAAWLPHRFVRFDKLPYTLNGKLDRVALRDAVAARPAEAAADVDAPRTDTERRVAALWQRLLNDPAPIGRVDRFFARGGDSLAAMQLQTAIRLDWRVNLRLDTLFDDAPLAELAARIDAAEREARQPAAIGTTARRAIAADAIDARATGDARATGQMGRTGAAGEATEATEAAGALERPASFAQQRFWVLARTQDAGAAYHVSFHWDIDGALDLGTLQRALDMLIARHEAWRTTLVENDDGVVLQRIHAALPVRIAAVDLRGEAGASRAARLAELTERHAGAPFDLSDGPLVRALLVTLADGAQRFLLTTHHAVSDGWSSRCAFAELTAAYAALAEGRAPELPALPIQYADYAQWQRDALDAHETARELAYWRGALDGAPAPLALPLDRPRAAERDYRGGRLARRLSPAASDAVRAAARRLHASPFTVLLAAFDAWLFRLTGERDLVVAAPIAQRARPETAPLVGLFLNTLALRARVSPAQSFESLVASVRDAAFGAFAHQDVPFDKVIDAVKPPVRRGDEWLRVKFAQQFDLECRASLPGAAVRMAPGLDTAARFDYALDFTDDPRGIEFVAAYARDGIDEATAHAWLDSFAALVEDAVREPRRPIAALAVAQAGAPCALIAGRPLATAPDVLALFAREAAEHPHRVALADADTRLTFAELDDASNRVALALRRDAARDEAPGAETPVAICIERSARFVVAFLGVLKSGAYAVPLDPASPRERIAAALAACGACRMLAAGALDALGEFDGVAVQDIDACGHDASLANAAAPRVPPQPEQAAYLIFTSGSTGAPKGVVVPHRALADYVAGMLDELAFAPHASMAMVSTVAADLGHTTLFGALCSGRTLHLLPAQAAFDPDRFAHEMATRKVGVLKIVPSHLHALLDAQRAADVLPAHALVTGGEALPWALVERIAALKPDCRVINHYGPTEASVGALVCDTSAPAQADLRAAAASSPGEAARGVPLGRPLPNAHACVLDAYGSSVPVGAIGELYLGGPGLARGYLGRAAASAERFVPHPHVAGARVYRTGDRVRLRADGRLDFLGRLDDQVKIRGYRVEPGEVSAALRALPGVAQAETLALEHEGRLRLAAFATPEAGARIAADALRDALAARLPDYMVPAALVVLDALPVTANGKIDRAALRARAAAPAPATAGDEDAPQGPIEATLAEVWRDVLKAARVGRHDNFFELGGDSILVLQVIARARKRGVKFTPKQLFDGPTLAELARVAVAIEAAAPASGAAHGAAIGANAAAARRDEAVLTPAQLRFFALDIPRRGHWNQSIALDVAGAFDFDAFARAFDALLTHHPVFRERFAPTGDGGGWQRSAAPRAFDTLPLAAAAARDEADALAQFDALQATLDLTHGPLACAFAAVLPSGATKLYLAIHHAIVDGVSWRVLLDDLDAAYRAACERRAVRLGPTGASASEWAARLARAARDPAGPFAGELPYWAALAAPHDDLRPDRPDAAATNAHADVVIQTLDAALTREVLTDANAAYRTQAVELLIAALVAALGQHTGAAACRLELEGHGREALFDELDASRTLGWLTSHYPVAFAVEATPAATLAGVKDALRAVPNKGLGFGVLRHYGDDATRAALARVARPRVTFNYLGQFDAPRDAALVPRFGGAGRERDPAGPLGNALAIHAYVDANGERALKVHWVYGATQFDRATIDALAARFDAALRALAAACRARVAERGAGATPGDYPLARAGGLTQAALDRLPFDARAIDDIYPLSPMQQGILFHSLFAPERATYVNQLVATLVDPDVERLRAAFDAAVPRHDILRTGFAAHEAAPMQIVHRHARMPVEIVDWRGAHASPAALDTALDAWLAADRARGFDLAAPPLMRVTLIRTDDADWRLVWTRHHLLLDGWSTARLFADVLSDYIEPPRANPFAAPARTRYRDFIAWLARRDAQADRAFWLGRLARLDEPTHVAERARGASAAAHEAAGRANWRATLPAADTARIGEAARRMKVTVNTIVQGAWALALQRITHRRAVAFGATVAGRPHALPDVDTVLGLFINTLPVITAPLPQLAARDWLASLQRDNAAALEHAHTPLYEIQQWAGLGGALFDTLVVFENYPVDEAWQGRDARALQKRDLRNIEATDFAVTLVIEAGDTLAIDYGYDPARIGPARVEALHRAFAACIAGLVDHPDAPLGTISCASADDLALIARANATELDWPAAQRAPLFAQFEAAARARPDAIALECLASSDGGDGARAQMRYGELDAKADRVAAALAASGVRPDSVVALCVERSFDMVVALVGTMKARAAYLPVDPDYPAERIAYLLGDAKPPVVITQAHLRARVDAALAGADAAVVTVDELLARAAGAEPEAERVAAAADVAPGQLAYLIYTSGSTGQPKGAGNTHGALANRIAWMQRAYRLAPDDVVLHKTPFGFDVSVWEFVWPLAVGAKLAIAAPGDHRDPARLVAAIDAHRVTTLHFVPSMLAAFVAYLDDFGAAARCASVRTIVASGEALAPELVARVAALLPHAQLHNLYGPTEAAIDVSHWRCTADDAAADAVPIGHPIANLRLHVLDAALHPAPVGATGELYLGGAGLARGYLGRAALTAERFVPDPFVPGARLYRTGDLARRRADGALDYLGRLDTQVKLRGQRIELGEIEALLRATDGVRDAVVIVRDERLVGYVACATPAGFDAAAQIERLRARLPAYMVPAQLVALDALPVTPNGKCDRRALPAPVFDARVVDAPRTATERALAAIWQRVLTLPELGRDDDFFALGGHSLLAAQANAQANLQWSLTLPLRTIFDERTLARCAAAIDRARDAGRERDAAGAIDALLGELEAQ; translated from the coding sequence ATGACGAGCTTTCCGACTGCGCTGCATCATCGAATCCACGCGCTTGCGCGACTCGACCCCGACGCGCCCGCGCTCGCGTCGTTCGCGCCCGACACCGTGCGTCTCACGCGCGGCGAACTCGACGAGCGCGCCGCGCGCCTCGCCGCGCAACTGCGCGCGGCGGGCGTGGGCGCGGAGGTGCCGGTCGGCGTGTGCGTCGCGCGCTCGTGCGACCTGTTCGTCGCGCTGCTCGCGGTGATGAAGGCGGGCGGCGCGTTCGTCGCGCTCGATCCGCGCCATCCGGCCGCGCGGCTCGACTGGGTCGCGCGCGACGCGGGGCTCGCGCACGGCATCGTCGACGCATCGGCCGACGCCGCGATGCGCGCGCGCTTCGCGCGGTGCTTCGACGTCGGCGGCGTCGCCGCGGCGGACCCGGCCGCGCCGCGCGAGCACGGCGGCGACGTGCATCCGCGCGCGGCCGCGTACATGATCTATACGTCCGGCTCGACGGGCACGCCGAAGGCGGTCGTCGTCGAGCACGGCCCGCTCGCCGCGCATGGCGACGCGCTCGCCGAATCGCTGCCGATCGGGCCCGACGATCGCGTGCTGCATTTCGCGTCGGTGAACTTCGACGTCGCGATCGAGGCGTGGCTCGTGCCGCTCGCGGTCGGCGGCAGCGTCGTCATCAGCGATCCGCCGCCGTTCACGCCCGACGCCGCGCACGCGCTGATCTCGCGCGAGCGCGTGACGAACACGACGCTGCCGCCCGCGTACCTGCGCGAGTTCGCGGCCGTGTGCGCGCGCGAAGGCGTGCCGCCATCGCTGCGCGTGCTGCTGTTCGGCGGCGAGGCGATGTCGCAGGACGCGTTCGACGAGATCCGTCGCGTGTTCCCCGCGATTCGCCTCGTCAACGGCTACGGGCCGACCGAAACCGTGATCTCGCCGATGCTCTGGCCGGTCGCGCCGGGCACGACGCCCGCGCTCGACGCGGGTAACGGCTACGCGTCGCTGCCGATCGGCTGGCCGATCGGCCGGCGCGTCGCGCGCGTCGAGCGCGCCGACGGCACGGTCGCGCGCGGCGAAGCGGGCGAGCTGCTGCTCGGCGGCGCGTGCCTCGCGCGCGGCTATCACGGCCGCGCCGCGCTGACGGCCGAGCGCTTCCTGCCGGATCCGGCGGGCGAGCCCGGCGCGCGGATCTACCGCACGGGCGACCTCGCGCGCGAGCGCGCGGACGGCGCGTTCGACTATCTCGGCCGGATCGACGACCAGGTGCAGGTGCGCGGCGTGCGCGTCGAGCCGGCCGAGATCGCCGCGTGCCTGCTCACGCATCCGGGCGTGCGCGACGCGGGCGTGCTCGCCGAGACGGCGGGCGGGCGCACGCAACTGATCGCGTGCGTCGCGCTCGCGGCCCCGCCGCGCGAAACGCCGTCCGGCGGCGATGCGCCGCCGGACGACGACGCGCTGCGCGCGCATGTGGCCGCGCATCTGCCGGCCGCGTGGCTGCCGCACCGGTTCGTGCGCTTCGACAAGCTGCCGTACACGCTGAACGGCAAGCTCGACCGCGTCGCGCTGCGCGACGCGGTCGCGGCGCGGCCGGCCGAGGCCGCCGCGGATGTCGACGCGCCGCGCACCGACACCGAGCGCCGCGTCGCCGCGCTCTGGCAGCGGCTCCTGAACGACCCGGCGCCGATCGGCCGCGTCGACCGCTTCTTCGCGCGCGGCGGCGATTCGCTCGCCGCGATGCAACTGCAGACGGCGATCCGGCTCGACTGGCGCGTGAACCTGCGGCTCGACACGCTCTTCGACGACGCGCCGCTCGCCGAGCTCGCCGCGCGCATCGATGCGGCCGAGCGCGAAGCGCGGCAGCCGGCCGCGATCGGGACGACGGCGCGGCGCGCGATCGCGGCCGATGCAATCGACGCGCGCGCGACGGGCGACGCGCGCGCGACGGGCCAGATGGGCAGGACGGGCGCGGCGGGTGAGGCGACCGAGGCGACCGAGGCGGCCGGCGCGCTCGAGCGTCCCGCTTCGTTCGCGCAGCAACGCTTCTGGGTGCTCGCGCGCACGCAGGACGCCGGGGCCGCGTATCACGTGTCGTTCCACTGGGACATCGATGGCGCGCTCGACCTCGGCACGCTGCAGCGCGCGCTCGACATGCTGATCGCGCGCCACGAGGCGTGGCGCACGACGCTCGTCGAGAACGACGACGGCGTCGTCCTCCAGCGCATCCATGCGGCGCTGCCGGTGCGGATCGCCGCCGTCGACCTGCGCGGCGAGGCCGGCGCGTCGCGCGCCGCGCGTCTTGCCGAGCTGACCGAGCGCCATGCGGGCGCGCCGTTCGATCTGTCCGACGGCCCACTCGTGCGCGCGCTGCTCGTCACGCTCGCCGACGGCGCGCAGCGTTTCCTGCTGACGACGCACCACGCGGTGAGCGACGGCTGGAGCTCGCGCTGCGCGTTCGCCGAGCTGACGGCCGCCTACGCGGCACTCGCCGAAGGCCGCGCGCCCGAGCTGCCGGCGCTGCCGATCCAGTATGCGGATTACGCGCAATGGCAGCGCGACGCGCTCGATGCGCACGAGACCGCGCGCGAGCTCGCCTACTGGCGCGGCGCGCTCGACGGCGCGCCCGCGCCGCTCGCGCTGCCGCTCGACCGCCCGCGCGCGGCCGAGCGCGACTATCGCGGCGGCCGGCTCGCGCGGCGTCTGTCGCCCGCCGCGTCGGACGCGGTGCGCGCCGCCGCGCGGCGGCTGCATGCGTCGCCGTTTACGGTGCTGCTCGCCGCGTTCGACGCGTGGCTCTTTCGCCTGACGGGCGAGCGCGATCTCGTCGTCGCCGCGCCGATCGCGCAGCGCGCGCGGCCGGAAACCGCGCCGCTCGTCGGCCTGTTCCTCAACACGCTCGCGCTGCGCGCGCGCGTGTCGCCCGCGCAGTCGTTCGAATCGCTCGTCGCCTCGGTGCGCGACGCCGCGTTCGGCGCGTTCGCGCATCAGGACGTGCCGTTCGACAAGGTGATCGACGCTGTGAAGCCCCCCGTGCGGCGCGGCGACGAGTGGCTGCGCGTGAAGTTCGCGCAGCAGTTCGATCTGGAGTGCCGCGCGTCGCTGCCGGGCGCGGCCGTGCGGATGGCGCCGGGCCTCGACACGGCCGCGCGCTTCGATTACGCGCTCGATTTCACCGACGACCCGCGCGGCATCGAATTCGTCGCTGCTTACGCGCGGGACGGGATCGACGAGGCGACCGCGCACGCCTGGCTCGACAGCTTCGCCGCGCTCGTCGAGGACGCGGTGCGCGAGCCGCGCCGCCCGATCGCCGCACTCGCGGTTGCGCAGGCCGGCGCGCCGTGCGCGCTCATCGCCGGCCGGCCGCTCGCGACCGCGCCGGACGTGCTCGCGCTCTTCGCGCGCGAGGCGGCCGAGCATCCGCATCGCGTCGCGCTCGCGGATGCCGACACGCGGCTCACGTTCGCCGAGCTCGACGACGCGTCGAACCGCGTCGCGCTCGCGCTGCGGCGCGACGCCGCGCGCGACGAAGCGCCCGGCGCGGAAACGCCCGTCGCGATCTGCATCGAGCGTTCGGCGCGCTTCGTCGTCGCGTTCCTCGGCGTGCTGAAGTCGGGCGCGTACGCGGTGCCGCTCGATCCGGCGTCGCCGCGCGAGCGGATCGCCGCGGCGCTCGCCGCGTGCGGCGCGTGCCGGATGCTCGCGGCAGGCGCGCTCGACGCGCTCGGCGAGTTCGACGGCGTCGCGGTGCAGGACATCGACGCATGCGGGCACGACGCGTCGCTCGCGAACGCGGCCGCGCCGCGCGTGCCGCCGCAGCCGGAGCAGGCCGCGTATCTGATTTTCACGTCGGGCTCGACGGGCGCGCCCAAGGGCGTCGTCGTGCCGCATCGCGCGCTCGCCGACTACGTCGCCGGGATGCTCGACGAGCTCGCGTTCGCGCCGCACGCGTCGATGGCGATGGTGTCGACGGTCGCGGCCGACCTCGGCCACACGACGCTGTTCGGCGCGCTGTGCTCGGGCCGCACGCTGCATCTGCTGCCCGCGCAAGCGGCGTTCGATCCTGACCGCTTCGCGCACGAAATGGCGACGCGCAAAGTCGGCGTGCTGAAGATCGTGCCGAGCCATCTGCACGCGCTGCTCGACGCGCAGCGCGCGGCCGACGTGCTGCCCGCGCACGCGCTCGTCACGGGCGGCGAGGCGCTGCCTTGGGCGCTCGTCGAGCGCATCGCCGCGCTGAAGCCGGACTGCCGCGTGATCAATCACTATGGGCCGACCGAGGCGAGCGTCGGCGCGCTCGTGTGCGACACGTCCGCACCCGCGCAGGCGGACCTGCGCGCGGCCGCCGCGTCGTCGCCCGGCGAAGCGGCGCGCGGCGTGCCGCTCGGCCGGCCGCTGCCGAACGCGCACGCATGCGTGCTCGACGCGTACGGCTCGAGCGTGCCCGTCGGCGCGATCGGCGAACTGTACCTCGGCGGCCCGGGCCTCGCGCGCGGCTATCTGGGCCGCGCGGCGGCGAGCGCCGAGCGCTTCGTTCCGCACCCGCACGTGGCGGGCGCGCGCGTCTACCGGACGGGCGACCGCGTGCGGCTGCGCGCCGACGGCCGGCTCGATTTCCTCGGGCGTCTCGACGACCAGGTGAAGATCCGCGGCTACCGGGTCGAGCCCGGCGAGGTGAGCGCCGCGCTGCGCGCGCTGCCCGGCGTCGCGCAAGCAGAAACGCTCGCGCTCGAGCACGAAGGGCGGCTGCGCCTCGCCGCGTTCGCGACGCCCGAGGCCGGCGCGCGGATCGCGGCCGATGCGCTGCGCGACGCGCTCGCCGCGCGCCTGCCCGACTACATGGTGCCCGCCGCGCTCGTCGTGCTCGACGCGCTGCCCGTGACCGCGAACGGCAAGATCGATCGCGCGGCGCTGCGCGCGCGCGCGGCGGCGCCCGCGCCGGCGACGGCGGGCGACGAGGACGCGCCGCAAGGCCCGATCGAGGCGACGCTCGCCGAGGTCTGGCGCGACGTGCTGAAGGCGGCGCGCGTCGGCCGCCACGACAACTTCTTCGAGCTCGGCGGCGATTCGATTCTCGTGCTGCAGGTGATCGCGCGCGCGCGCAAGCGCGGCGTCAAGTTCACGCCGAAGCAGTTGTTCGACGGCCCGACGCTCGCCGAGCTCGCGCGCGTCGCCGTGGCGATCGAGGCCGCCGCGCCGGCGAGCGGCGCGGCGCATGGCGCGGCCATCGGCGCGAATGCCGCCGCCGCCCGCCGCGACGAAGCGGTGCTCACGCCCGCGCAACTGCGCTTCTTCGCGCTCGATATTCCGCGCCGCGGCCACTGGAATCAGTCGATCGCGCTCGACGTCGCCGGCGCGTTCGATTTCGACGCCTTCGCGCGCGCGTTCGACGCGTTGCTCACGCACCACCCGGTATTCCGCGAACGCTTCGCGCCGACGGGCGACGGCGGCGGGTGGCAGCGCTCGGCCGCGCCGCGCGCGTTCGACACGCTGCCGCTCGCGGCCGCCGCCGCGCGCGACGAAGCGGATGCGCTCGCGCAGTTCGACGCGCTGCAAGCCACGCTCGACCTGACGCACGGCCCGCTCGCGTGCGCGTTCGCCGCGGTGCTGCCGAGCGGCGCGACGAAGCTGTATCTGGCGATCCACCACGCGATCGTCGACGGCGTGTCGTGGCGCGTGCTGCTCGACGATCTCGACGCCGCGTACCGCGCCGCGTGCGAGCGCCGCGCGGTGCGGCTCGGGCCGACGGGCGCGAGCGCGTCCGAATGGGCGGCGCGTCTTGCGCGCGCGGCCCGCGATCCGGCCGGGCCGTTCGCGGGCGAGCTGCCGTACTGGGCGGCGCTCGCCGCGCCGCACGACGATCTGCGGCCGGATCGCCCGGATGCGGCGGCGACCAACGCGCACGCCGACGTCGTGATCCAGACGCTCGACGCGGCGCTCACGCGCGAAGTGCTCACCGACGCGAACGCCGCGTACCGCACGCAGGCGGTCGAGCTGCTGATCGCGGCGCTCGTCGCCGCGCTCGGCCAACACACGGGCGCGGCCGCGTGCCGGCTCGAGCTGGAGGGGCACGGCCGCGAGGCGCTCTTCGACGAGCTCGACGCGAGCCGCACGCTCGGCTGGCTGACGAGCCACTATCCGGTGGCGTTCGCGGTGGAGGCGACGCCCGCCGCGACGCTCGCCGGCGTGAAGGATGCGCTGCGCGCGGTGCCGAACAAGGGTCTCGGCTTCGGCGTGCTGCGCCACTACGGCGACGACGCGACGCGCGCCGCGCTCGCGCGGGTCGCCCGCCCGCGCGTGACGTTCAACTACCTGGGCCAGTTCGACGCGCCGCGCGACGCCGCGCTCGTGCCGCGCTTCGGCGGCGCGGGCCGCGAGCGCGATCCGGCGGGGCCGCTCGGCAACGCGCTCGCGATCCACGCGTATGTCGACGCGAACGGCGAGCGCGCGCTGAAGGTGCACTGGGTGTACGGCGCGACGCAATTCGACCGCGCGACGATCGACGCGCTCGCCGCGCGGTTCGACGCCGCGCTGCGCGCGCTCGCCGCCGCGTGCCGCGCGCGCGTCGCCGAGCGCGGCGCGGGCGCGACGCCCGGCGACTATCCGCTCGCGCGCGCGGGCGGCCTCACGCAGGCGGCGCTCGACCGGCTGCCGTTCGATGCGCGCGCGATCGACGACATCTATCCGCTGTCGCCGATGCAGCAGGGCATACTGTTCCATTCGCTGTTCGCGCCGGAGCGCGCGACGTACGTGAACCAGCTCGTCGCGACGCTCGTCGATCCCGACGTCGAGCGGCTGCGCGCCGCGTTCGACGCGGCCGTGCCGCGCCACGACATCCTGCGCACCGGCTTCGCCGCCCACGAGGCGGCGCCGATGCAGATCGTCCACCGCCACGCGCGCATGCCGGTCGAGATCGTCGACTGGCGCGGCGCGCATGCGTCGCCCGCGGCGCTCGACACGGCGCTCGACGCCTGGCTCGCCGCCGACCGCGCGCGCGGCTTCGATCTCGCGGCGCCGCCGCTGATGCGCGTGACGCTGATCCGCACGGACGACGCCGACTGGCGGCTCGTCTGGACCCGCCACCATCTGCTGCTCGACGGCTGGAGCACCGCGCGCCTGTTCGCGGACGTGCTGAGCGACTACATCGAGCCGCCGCGCGCGAATCCGTTCGCCGCGCCGGCGCGCACGCGCTACCGCGATTTCATCGCGTGGCTCGCGCGGCGCGATGCGCAGGCGGACCGCGCGTTCTGGCTCGGCCGCCTCGCACGGCTCGACGAGCCGACGCACGTCGCCGAGCGCGCGCGCGGCGCGAGCGCCGCAGCGCACGAGGCGGCCGGCCGCGCGAACTGGCGCGCGACGCTGCCCGCGGCGGACACCGCGCGCATCGGCGAAGCGGCGCGCCGCATGAAAGTGACCGTCAACACGATCGTGCAGGGCGCGTGGGCGCTCGCGCTGCAGCGCATCACGCACCGCCGCGCGGTCGCGTTCGGCGCGACGGTCGCGGGACGCCCGCACGCGCTGCCCGACGTCGACACCGTGCTCGGCCTGTTCATCAACACGCTGCCCGTGATCACCGCGCCGTTGCCGCAGCTCGCCGCGCGCGACTGGCTCGCGAGCCTGCAGCGCGACAACGCGGCGGCGCTCGAGCACGCGCACACGCCGCTCTACGAGATCCAGCAGTGGGCGGGCCTGGGCGGCGCGCTGTTCGACACGCTCGTCGTGTTCGAGAACTACCCGGTCGACGAAGCGTGGCAGGGGCGCGATGCGCGCGCGCTGCAAAAGCGCGACCTGCGCAACATCGAGGCCACCGATTTCGCGGTGACGCTCGTGATCGAGGCGGGCGACACGCTCGCGATCGACTACGGCTACGATCCCGCGCGCATCGGCCCGGCGCGCGTCGAGGCGCTGCACCGCGCGTTCGCCGCATGCATCGCGGGGCTCGTCGACCATCCGGACGCGCCGCTCGGCACGATCTCGTGCGCGAGCGCCGACGATCTCGCGCTGATCGCGCGCGCCAACGCGACCGAGCTCGACTGGCCCGCCGCGCAGCGCGCGCCGCTGTTCGCGCAATTCGAAGCGGCCGCGCGCGCGCGGCCCGACGCGATCGCGCTCGAATGCCTCGCCTCCTCCGACGGCGGCGACGGCGCGCGCGCGCAGATGCGCTACGGCGAGCTCGACGCGAAGGCGGACCGCGTCGCGGCGGCGCTCGCCGCATCCGGCGTGCGGCCCGATTCGGTCGTCGCGCTGTGCGTCGAGCGCTCGTTCGACATGGTCGTCGCGCTCGTCGGCACGATGAAGGCGCGCGCCGCGTACCTGCCCGTCGATCCCGACTATCCGGCCGAGCGGATCGCGTATCTGCTCGGCGACGCGAAGCCGCCCGTGGTGATCACGCAGGCGCATCTGCGCGCGCGCGTCGACGCGGCGCTCGCGGGCGCGGATGCCGCCGTCGTCACCGTCGACGAACTGCTCGCGCGCGCGGCCGGCGCGGAACCCGAAGCCGAGCGCGTCGCGGCGGCGGCCGACGTCGCGCCCGGGCAGCTCGCGTACCTGATCTACACGTCCGGCTCGACCGGCCAGCCGAAGGGCGCGGGCAACACGCACGGCGCGCTCGCGAACCGGATCGCCTGGATGCAGCGCGCGTACCGGCTCGCGCCCGACGACGTCGTGCTGCACAAGACGCCGTTCGGCTTCGACGTGTCGGTGTGGGAGTTCGTCTGGCCGCTCGCCGTCGGCGCGAAGCTCGCGATCGCGGCGCCGGGCGATCACCGCGATCCGGCGCGCCTCGTCGCCGCGATCGACGCACATCGCGTGACGACGCTGCACTTCGTGCCGTCGATGCTTGCCGCGTTCGTCGCGTATCTCGACGATTTCGGCGCGGCCGCGCGCTGCGCGAGCGTGCGCACGATCGTCGCGAGCGGCGAGGCGCTCGCGCCCGAGCTCGTCGCGCGCGTCGCCGCGCTGCTGCCGCACGCGCAGTTGCACAACCTGTACGGCCCGACCGAGGCGGCGATCGACGTGTCGCACTGGCGCTGCACGGCCGACGACGCCGCGGCCGACGCGGTGCCGATCGGCCACCCGATCGCGAACCTGCGACTGCACGTGCTCGACGCGGCGCTGCACCCGGCGCCCGTCGGCGCGACGGGGGAACTGTACCTGGGCGGCGCCGGGCTCGCGCGCGGCTACCTGGGCCGCGCGGCGCTGACGGCCGAGCGCTTCGTGCCCGATCCGTTCGTGCCGGGCGCGCGCCTGTACCGCACGGGCGACCTCGCGCGGCGGCGCGCGGACGGCGCGCTCGACTATCTCGGCCGCCTCGACACGCAGGTGAAGCTGCGCGGCCAGCGCATCGAGCTCGGCGAGATCGAGGCGCTGCTGCGCGCGACGGACGGCGTGCGCGACGCGGTCGTGATCGTGCGCGACGAGCGGCTCGTCGGCTACGTCGCGTGCGCGACGCCCGCCGGGTTCGACGCGGCCGCGCAGATCGAGCGGCTGCGCGCGCGACTGCCCGCCTACATGGTGCCCGCGCAACTCGTCGCGCTCGATGCGCTGCCCGTCACGCCGAACGGCAAGTGCGATCGCCGTGCGCTGCCGGCGCCCGTGTTCGACGCGCGCGTCGTCGACGCGCCGCGAACCGCCACCGAGCGCGCGCTCGCGGCGATCTGGCAGCGCGTGCTGACGCTGCCGGAGCTCGGCCGCGACGACGATTTCTTCGCGCTCGGCGGCCATTCGCTGCTCGCCGCGCAGGCGAACGCGCAGGCGAACCTGCAGTGGTCGCTCACGCTGCCGCTGCGCACGATCTTCGACGAGCGCACGCTTGCGCGCTGCGCGGCGGCGATCGACCGCGCGCGCGACGCCGGCCGCGAGCGCGACGCCGCGGGCGCGATCGACGCGCTGCTCGGCGAGCTCGAAGCCCAGTAA